From Coffea arabica cultivar ET-39 chromosome 10e, Coffea Arabica ET-39 HiFi, whole genome shotgun sequence, one genomic window encodes:
- the LOC113712506 gene encoding mitochondrial uncoupling protein 4-like — translation MGLKSFVEGGIASIVAGCSTHPLDLIKVRMQLQGEQPAQQVLTLRPALAFHPSHAISVHNNLDVHPTALPQVAKSGPISVGIKIMQAEGVAALFSGVSATVLRQTLYSTTRMGLYEVFKQKWSDPSSGKFPLSRKIAAGLLAGGIGAAVGNPADVAMVRMQADGRLPVSQRRNYKGVLDAITKMSREEGIASLWRGSSLTVNRAMIVTASQLASYDQIKEAILDHGVMNDGLGTHVTASFAAGFVAAVASNPVDVIKTRVMNMKVQPGMAPPYSGAVDCALKTIRSEGPMALYKGFIPTISRQGPFTVVLFVTLEQVRKILKDF, via the coding sequence ATGGGTTTGAAAAGTTTCGTCGAGGGTGGCATTGCTAGCATCGTTGCCGGCTGTTCTACGCACCCATTGGACCTTATCAAGGTCCGAATGCAACTTCAGGGCGAACAGCCTGCCCAACAGGTTTTGACTCTTCGTCCAGCTTTGGCCTTCCATCCTTCTCATGCAATCTCTGTTCATAACAATCTCGACGTTCATCCTACGGCGCTCCCGCAAGTCGCTAAATCAGGGCCCATTTCTGTGGGGATCAAGATTATGCAGGCCGAAGGCGTAGCCGCGTTGTTTTCCGGCGTCTCCGCCACTGTCCTCCGCCAGACCTTGTATTCCACCACCAGGATGGGCTTGTACGAGGTTTTCAAGCAAAAATGGTCCGACCCCAGCTCCGGGAAATTCCCGCTCAGCCGGAAAATCGCAGCCGGATTGCTCGCCGGGGGCATTGGAGCCGCCGTGGGAAACCCGGCTGACGTGGCAATGGTCCGTATGCAAGCCGACGGAAGGCTCCCTGTGTCTCAGCGGCGTAATTACAAGGGGGTCCTGGATGCAATTACTAAAATGTCCCGGGAGGAGGGGATCGCCAGCCTGTGGCGCGGCTCATCTCTCACAGTGAACCGAGCCATGATTGTCACTGCATCACAGCTTGCATCCTATGATCAAATCAAGGAAGCCATACTGGATCATGGAGTAATGAATGATGGGCTTGGGACCCATGTCACGGCGAGCTTTGCCGCCGGGTTCGTGGCTGCGGTGGCGTCGAACCCGGTGGATGTGATCAAGACCAGGGTGATGAATATGAAAGTTCAGCCAGGGATGGCACCGCCATATTCGGGTGCAGTAGATTGTGCCCTCAAGACAATTAGGTCCGAGGGGCCAATGGCTCTTTACAAGGGCTTTATTCCCACAATTTCCAGGCAGGGCCCTTTTACTGTGGTTTTGTTTGTCACGCTAGAGCAAGTTAGGAAAATTCTCAAGGATTTCTAA
- the LOC113711609 gene encoding uncharacterized protein, with product MRHMTMDNVLHGTQPKRHNHKVKNLYTDALKFHGDLHFVVVRLPSSWVLKVITRALFLAFVIVSLPWLNTAIGDLTSKLNNGAKVSSVADQIAVDDPNDAVGTLSVLFHDLANEGLLKMGDRALIISNGDDHEAAIFNTQAISDYNMDVVSCSDVERHSLIPNQTYDLVFVRDFHAASELIERIIKKDGTVTVQLSDNPAVSFSKPSNYKIVYLRRFNSTIIAMRKLIKSQVVPAGKHSAAARRRLLGLNTEVKKKALDNLEDVLLEPPRAASGKSNSYRKRTRFLPDLIGDSLESYSRRVFIDIGLPDKNDASSGDVSWFKKNYPTKNTEFEVYKIETVNEGPSREEVAQIGMSDWLRKNLKGNDYVVMKAEAEVVEELVRSKAIKLVDELFLECKHRGIKKSVKRSRRAYWECLALYGSLRDEGIAVHQWWG from the coding sequence ATGAGGCACATGACCATGGATAATGTGCTTCATGGCACTCAACCCAAACGTCACAATCACAAAGTGAAAAACCTTTACACAGATGCCCTTAAATTCCATGGCGATTTACACTTTGTAGTTGTCAGGCTACCGAGTTCTTGGGTTTTGAAAGTCATCACCAGGGCTTTGTTTTTGGCTTTTGTCATCGTTTCACTCCCTTGGCTTAACACCGCAATTGGAGATCTTACGTCGAAGTTGAACAATGGAGCCAAGGTTTCATCCGTTGCTGATCAGATAGCTGTAGATGATCCCAATGACGCCGTAGGGACGCTATCCGTGTTGTTTCATGATTTGGCGAACGAAGGCCTTCTCAAAATGGGCGACCGAGCCCTCATTATCAGCAATGGTGACGATCATGAAGCAGCTATATTCAACACTCAAGCCATCAGCGACTACAACATGGACGTGGTTTCCTGCTCGGACGTGGAGCGACACAGTTTGATCCCCAATCAGACGTATGATTTAGTGTTCGTCCGTGATTTCCATGCAGCTTCAGAATTGATTGAACGGATTATCAAGAAAGATGGGACGGTAACTGTCCAGCTCAGTGACAATCCTGCGGTTTCGTTCTCAAAGCCATCAAATTACAAGATTGTTTACCTGAGGAGATTTAATTCCACCATCATTGCCATGCGAAAATTGATCAAGAGTCAGGTGGTGCCTGCGGGCAAACATTCAGCAGCAGCAAGGAGACGATTGCTCGGGCTTAACACGGAAGTAAAGAAGAAAGCCCTTGACAATCTCGAAGACGTGTTACTCGAACCGCCAAGAGCCGCGTCAGGGAAATCAAACAGCTATCGAAAGCGAACTAGATTCTTACCAGACTTGATTGGTGACTCCCTCGAGAGCTACTCGCGCAGAGTCTTCATCGACATCGGTTTGCCTGACAAAAACGACGCCTCATCAGGTGATGTTAGCTGGTTTAAAAAGAACTATCCTACTAAGAACACCGAGTTTGAGGTGTACAAGATTGAGACCGTGAATGAAGGACCATCAAGAGAAGAGGTAGCTCAAATCGGGATGTCTGATTGGCTAAGGAAGAATCTGAAAGGGAATGACTATGTTGTGATGAAGGCGGAGGCTGAAGTGGTGGAGGAATTGGTAAGGAGCAAAGCTATAAAGTTAGTGGATGAATTGTTCTTGGAGTGTAAGCATAGAGGTATAAAGAAAAGTGTCAAAAGAAGTAGGAGAGCCTATTGGGAATGCTTGGCTTTGTATGGATCGTTGAGAGATGAGGGTATTGCAGTGCACCAGTGGTGGGGTTGA